From a single Nicotiana tomentosiformis chromosome 2, ASM39032v3, whole genome shotgun sequence genomic region:
- the LOC138905204 gene encoding uncharacterized protein, translating into MAIDTPDTDVGSSHANTQTLDCNDPLYVHPSDTLRISLVPELLIGIENYSEWSRSMIMSLLVKNKLGFTDGTYTREQYEKDIFRLWQWERCNAIVQSWIRSSVAPELRRGIVYSSDAQKVWKSMKDRFDKVNGTKIYHMNKEMSSLTQGISSISVYFSRLNDLWDEFESIILFPGCDCEKSRQLVVFLHQQKLMKFLMGLNEIYAPQRSQILMMHPTPTLDQAYFMIIQEESQRMSSGSAT; encoded by the coding sequence ATGGCCATCGATACTCCTGATACGGATGTTGGATCATCACATGCAAACACTCAAACACTCGATTGCAATGATCCGCTATATGTACATCCTTCGGACACGCTACGTATCTCACTTGTGCCAGAATTACTAATTGGAATAGAAAATTATTCGGAATGGAGTAGGTCTATGATAATGTCACTACTGGTGAAGAATAAACTAGGTTTTACAGATGGAACTTATACTAGAGAACAGTATGAGAAAGATATTTTTAGGTTATGGCAATGGGAACGGTGCAATGCTATAGTCCAGTCATGGATAAGAAGTTCAGTAGCACCAGAACTTAGAAGAGGAATTGTGTACTCTTCAGATGCGCAAAAGGTGTGGAAATCCATGAAGGATAGATTTGATAAGGTGAATGGCACAAAAATTTACCATATGAACAAGGAAATGAGTTCCTTGACACAAGGAATCTCTAGTATATCCGTGTACTTTTCTAGGCTGAATGATCTATGGGATGAATTTGAGTCGATTATCCTATTTCCTGGTTGTGACTGTGAGAAGTCCAGACAACTTGTTGTGTTCTTACACCAGCAGAAACTTATGAAGTTTTTAATGGGATTAAATGAGATTTATGCACCACAAAGAAGTCAGATACTGATGATGCACCCAACACCAACACTTGATCAAGCATATTTCATGATTATTCAAGAGGAAAGTCAGAGAATGAGTAGTGGATCTGCTACATAG
- the LOC104093043 gene encoding probable polyamine oxidase 4: MEIKDDDSGSCNFLDGILPPRLGWPHSSSPSVIVIGGGISGIAAARFLHNASFKVLLLESRDRLGGRIHTDYSFGCPVDMGASWLHGVCDENPLAPLIRRLGLTLYRTSGDNSVLYDHDLESFMLFDMDGHQVPQNTVVQVGDVFKKILSETEKVRNEHSHDLSVLQAISIVLDRHPELRQEGLSHEVLQWYICRMEAWFAADADTISLKTWDQEQVLTGGHGLMVQGYHPVIKALSKDINIRLSHRVKRITNGYNKVMVTVDDGRNFVADAAIITVPLGVLKANLIEFEPKLPEWKQSAIADLGVGNENKIALRFDNVFWPNVELLGVVAPTSYACGYFLNLHKATGHPVLVYMAAGRLACDLEKLSDESAAEFAMLQLKKMFPDATKPVQYLVSRWGTDPDTLGCYSYDLVGKPTDVYDRLRAPLGNLFFGGEAVSSDDHQGSVHGAYESGIMAAGNCRHHLIKRHGSLEMVQANSYREEILETAVPLQISRM, translated from the exons ATGGAAATCAAAGATGATGATTCTGGCTCCTGTAATTTCCTTGACG GCATTTTACCACCCCGCTTAGGTTGGCCGCATAGTTCATCTCCATCTGTAATTGTGATTGGTGGAGGTATCTCAGGCATAGCTGCTGCACGTTTCCTTCACAATGCATCTTTTAAG GTGCTCTTGTTGGAGTCACGGGATAGACTTGGTGGCCGCATACATACCGACTACTCATTTGGTTGCCCAGTTGATATGGGAGCATCATG GCTCCATGGGGTGTGTGATGAGAATCCTTTGGCTCCACTGATACGTCGATTAGGGCTCACCCTATATCGCACTAGCGGTGATAACTCAGTGCTGTATGACCATGATTTAGAAAG TTTCATGCTTTTTGACATGGATGGTCATCAAGTTCCTCAAAATACAGTTGTTCAAGTTGGAGATGTATTCAAGAAAATCCTCAGCGAG ACCGAGAAAGTGAGGAATGAGCATAGTCATGACTTGTCGGTTCTTCAAGCAATATCTATTGTACTGGACAGGCATCCAGAGTTGAG GCAAGAAGGACTTTCCCATGAGGTGTTGCAATGGTACATATGCAGAATGGAGGCATGGTTTGCTGCAGATGCAGACACGATCTCTCTGAAAACCTGGGATCAG GAACAAGTTCTCACTGGTGGTCATGGACTTATGGTGCAAGGTTACCACCCAGTCATAAAGGCATTATCAAAAGACATCAATATTCGTTTAAGTCACAG GGTCAAGAGGATTACGAATGGGTATAACAAGGTGATGGTTACAGTTGACGATGGGAGGAATTTTGTCGCGGATGCTGCTATTATAACTGTGCCTCTAGGTGTTCTTAAAGCCAACTTGATTGAGTTTGAACCAAAATTACCAGAATGGAAGCAATCTGCAATAGCAGATCTTGGTGTAGGCAATGAAAACAAGATTGCATTACGATTTGATAACGTATTTTGGCCGAACGTGGAATTGTTAGGTGTTGTTGCACCTACTTCATATGCTTGTGGTTATTTTCTTAACCTCCACAAGGCAACAGGACATCCGGTCCTTGTCTATATGGCTGCTGGAAGACTTGCTTGTGATCTTGAGAAATTATCAGACGAATCTGCTGCTGAGTTTGCAATGCTGCAGCTGAAGAAGATGTTTCCGGATGCTACTAAGCCT GTTCAGTATCTTGTATCTCGCTGGGGTACGGATCCGGACACCCTTGGATGTTATTCTTATGACTTGGTTGGAAAGCCAACTGATGTGTACGATAGGCTTCGAGCACCATTGGGTAATCTATTCTTTGGAGGGGAAGCTGTGAGCTCGGATGATCATCAGGGGTCAGTCCATGGTGCGTATGAATCTGGAATTATGGCTGCTGGAAATTGCCGCCACCATCTCATCAAAAGACATGGAAGTCTGGAAATGGTTCAGGCTAATTCCTATAGGGAGGAAATCCTTGAAACCGCAGTTCCTCTCCAGATTTCAAGAATGTGA